The following coding sequences lie in one Agrobacterium vitis genomic window:
- the hpaE gene encoding 5-carboxymethyl-2-hydroxymuconate semialdehyde dehydrogenase: MSKLEDNIQKAKNYLARFAQDGVLNHINGEAVAALDGATFETISPVDLKPLGRVAHGKAADIDLAAKAARAAFPAWAALGGDARKKLLHRIADAIEARAEEIAFVEAMDTGQSLKFMAKAALRGAENFRFFADRAPEARDGKSIRAPGQVNVTTRTPIGPVGIITPWNTPFMLSTWKIAPALAAGCTIVHKPAEFSPLTARLLVEIAEEAGLPKGVWNLVNGLGEDAGKALTEHPLIKAIGFVGESRTGSMIMKQGADTLKRVHFELGGKNPVIVFADADLERAADAAVFMIYSLNGERCTSSSRLLVEASVYDRFTAMVAEKAKRIKVGHPLDPETVIGPLVHPVHEKKVLEYIAIGKSEGATVAAGGAKFDGPGGGCYVSPTLFTGANNQMRIAQEEIFGPVLTAIPFTDEAEALAIANDVQYGLTGYLWTSDVTRAFRFTDQLEAGMIWVNSENVRHLPTPFGGVKNSGIGRDGGDWSFDFYMETKNVAFATTPHAIQKLGG; encoded by the coding sequence ATGTCCAAGCTTGAAGACAATATTCAAAAGGCGAAGAATTACCTTGCCCGCTTTGCGCAAGATGGCGTTCTGAACCACATCAATGGTGAGGCCGTTGCGGCCCTTGATGGCGCAACCTTTGAGACGATCTCTCCGGTTGATTTGAAGCCGCTGGGGCGAGTTGCTCACGGCAAGGCTGCCGATATTGATCTGGCTGCCAAGGCGGCCCGCGCTGCGTTTCCTGCATGGGCCGCCTTGGGCGGCGATGCGCGCAAAAAGCTGCTGCACCGAATCGCCGATGCCATTGAGGCCCGCGCTGAGGAAATTGCCTTTGTTGAGGCGATGGATACCGGACAATCGCTGAAATTCATGGCGAAAGCCGCGCTGCGTGGTGCAGAAAACTTCCGCTTCTTCGCTGATCGCGCCCCAGAAGCACGGGATGGCAAGAGCATTCGCGCACCCGGTCAGGTGAATGTCACCACCCGCACCCCCATTGGCCCAGTGGGCATTATCACGCCCTGGAACACGCCGTTCATGCTGTCCACGTGGAAGATTGCGCCTGCCTTGGCCGCCGGCTGCACCATTGTTCACAAACCAGCGGAATTTTCACCGCTGACAGCCCGTCTTCTGGTGGAGATTGCCGAAGAGGCAGGCCTGCCAAAGGGTGTCTGGAACCTCGTCAATGGCTTGGGCGAAGATGCGGGCAAGGCGTTGACAGAGCACCCACTGATCAAGGCCATCGGTTTTGTCGGCGAAAGCCGCACCGGATCGATGATCATGAAACAGGGGGCTGATACGCTAAAGCGCGTGCATTTCGAGCTGGGGGGCAAAAACCCGGTGATCGTGTTTGCCGATGCTGATCTGGAACGGGCAGCGGACGCCGCCGTGTTCATGATCTACTCGCTGAACGGCGAACGCTGCACCTCATCTTCGCGCCTTTTGGTCGAGGCCAGTGTCTATGACAGGTTTACCGCCATGGTGGCTGAAAAGGCCAAGCGCATCAAGGTTGGCCATCCGCTTGACCCTGAAACGGTGATCGGGCCGTTGGTTCACCCCGTGCATGAGAAAAAGGTTCTCGAATATATCGCCATTGGCAAATCCGAAGGCGCGACAGTGGCGGCGGGCGGTGCGAAATTTGATGGTCCCGGCGGTGGTTGCTATGTGTCGCCAACCCTGTTTACCGGTGCCAACAACCAGATGCGGATTGCGCAGGAAGAAATCTTTGGCCCTGTGCTGACGGCGATCCCGTTCACGGATGAGGCCGAAGCGCTTGCGATTGCCAATGACGTTCAATACGGCCTGACGGGCTATCTCTGGACATCTGATGTGACCCGCGCCTTCCGTTTCACCGATCAGCTCGAAGCCGGGATGATCTGGGTGAATTCCGAGAATGTGCGCCATCTGCCAACGCCCTTCGGTGGCGTTAAAAATTCCGGCATTGGCCGTGACGGCGGCGACTGGTCGTTCGATTTCTATATGGAAACCAAGAATGTGGCCTTCGCCACCACGCCGCATGCAATCCAGAAACTGGGCGGCTGA
- a CDS encoding 5-carboxymethyl-2-hydroxymuconate Delta-isomerase codes for MPHFNIEYSSNLDGRVDFDALCGRILDELLATGLFEIGAVRVRAFRAEAYAIADRLPENAFIDMSFRVGVGRSAEDKKRVGERIFAVVTEELATLFETPHFALTLEIREIDPDLSWKKNAIHPRLRQKTG; via the coding sequence ATGCCGCATTTCAATATTGAATACTCATCCAACCTTGATGGTCGGGTTGATTTTGATGCTCTGTGCGGCCGAATTCTGGATGAGCTGCTGGCAACGGGATTGTTTGAAATTGGCGCGGTGCGGGTTCGAGCGTTTCGTGCAGAGGCTTATGCCATTGCCGACAGATTGCCAGAAAACGCCTTCATCGACATGTCGTTCCGGGTGGGTGTCGGTCGCAGTGCCGAGGATAAAAAGCGAGTGGGTGAGCGCATTTTTGCCGTGGTGACGGAAGAACTCGCCACCCTCTTTGAGACGCCTCATTTCGCGCTGACGCTGGAGATCCGCGAGATCGATCCCGACCTGAGCTGGAAAAAGAACGCCATCCATCCACGGCTACGACAAAAGACCGGCTGA
- a CDS encoding flavin reductase produces MLPTPVSQAEFRDAMARVCAPVNVITTNGPAGRGGFTATAMCSVTDEPPTLLVCMNSRSAQTGLFMENRRFCVNVLTADHKDLAGFFAGREQDMASRFAAADWVEFASGNHALAGAIVSFDCYLKEARLVGTHNIMIGEVVDIRTRSDGDALLYFDRSFVNVASPAMALPR; encoded by the coding sequence ATGCTCCCTACACCTGTATCGCAAGCCGAATTTCGAGACGCTATGGCGCGGGTTTGCGCGCCAGTCAATGTCATCACCACCAATGGACCCGCCGGACGCGGCGGGTTCACCGCCACCGCCATGTGCTCGGTAACGGATGAGCCGCCAACCTTGCTGGTGTGCATGAACAGTCGCTCGGCCCAGACCGGACTTTTTATGGAGAACCGCCGTTTTTGCGTGAATGTCCTGACAGCCGATCACAAGGATTTGGCAGGCTTTTTTGCTGGCCGGGAGCAGGATATGGCGTCGCGCTTTGCCGCTGCGGATTGGGTCGAGTTTGCCTCCGGCAATCATGCGCTGGCGGGAGCCATAGTCTCATTTGATTGCTACCTGAAAGAAGCCCGTCTGGTGGGCACGCACAATATCATGATCGGTGAAGTTGTTGACATTCGCACCCGCAGCGATGGGGACGCGCTGCTGTATTTCGATCGGAGCTTTGTCAACGTCGCCTCACCAGCAATGGCACTGCCGCGATAA